The genomic interval GAACCATTAGATTATAATATTCCAAGATCTTATTACCGTGATTAATCATTTGGCCCTCTGCGATCAATCTCAAAAGATCCTTGAAACCTACTTTCATTTTTCCAGATTTTGCTTCATCAATGTATAATCTAACAAGCGATTCAAAATGATATTTATTTAAATAGTAGTCACCAATTTTTAATTTGCTATCAAAATCATCCAATTTCTCATAATAAAGTTCTGCCTCAGATAGATTCTGTAAATGATTACCTTTAAAATCAAATACACGAGGATCATGTATAATATCAGATATTGCAACCAAGATTGCAACTCGTTCAAATAATTGTTTTGGCCCCTCAACTATTTCACCACTATTGTCTCTTAACAGGTATCTTGAAGATAGAACCCGCAGAGAATTGACATCCAACGATTTATCAACTTCGTCTAGATCTCTTTTATTTAGGATCTTCATCTTCATTTCCCTTAATTTCCTCCTCTCATGACGGTATAGAATATAGGCCTTTGCGGTTTCAGCCAAACCTTCTTCAATTAAGATAGATTCAACCATGTCTTGAACATCCTCAACACTCAAAACATGATCTTTATGAATAGATTCCAAGTAATCATTCTTAATGATCTTGTTAACCAACTTTGATGCAAGAAATTCAGCTAATTTATGATCTGGTTTACCAGCTGCAACCAATGCTTTGTAAATTGCATTTGAAATTTTTGATTGCTCAAAATCCACAATTGTACCGTTTCTCTTTTTAATATGTACAATAGTTTTGCTTTTTGACTCAGGAAGATCAGTTTCAGCCATATAACATTTATATAATATTTACAGATCGCTTATATTAATTTCGATAGCTTATTTTACAAAATGATGAGTTGAGATATTTATAATAGCTTAATTCCATATAAAGGAGCTTGTTTGAATTTAGTTAAACCCGAGCATAAACAAACTCAAGGGCGGGAAAGTATAGAATAGTGCTTATAAATTGGTGACCAAGTACAAGGGCAATCTAAATTTGACGAGCTATGGGTATAGCGTAAATATCTTTAGAAGTATGTTATCTCATATGTTGAAATATTTTCATCAGATGTACCACAAATATATGCATAATTATGGAACAAGTGATTAATAATCAGCAACACCTGACAATTATCATCACTTTATCCCATAAATCAATTAATCTCATTGATATTATTAGATCCACAATACAAACAAGTATTGTTCTTGATATCCCTTCTTCCGCATATCGAGCATATGTAATGTTTTTCAAATATAACAAAGTAAGGAACCGCAGGAATGGCAATTTTTAATATATCAATCAACTCCTGCTCTGAATTGCCAGTTATATCGAGTCTGACATACAAGCCTCCTGACACAAGACTATCCAATTGCATCAGATTTTCAGAAATAGAATTATCATTTTCTAGCATTCCCCTTGTAACTACCACTCCTTGTGAATAGGATTGAAAATCATGAGTCAGTTTACCAAATTTGTCAGAATCTAAAACGACAAATCTTGTGGAACTACCATCATTAATCATAGAAACCCCAAACTTTTCAGTATTGGATTGGCTGAAACCAAGTAATACATCATTAGCTGTCTTTAACACCTTTTTAACTATATCAAACCCGTCTTCTCTGGAATATCCTAGAATGTCATAGATGGATTCGTTTAATCCTGCCATATTAACAATAACGGTGGTAGAACCTACCTCCGGAAAACCAAGAACATTGGATAAAGTAGGCAATATATTATGTTGAATATTTTTTGACAAGATTTCTTTTTTCAACAATAATGTACTTATTGATGGTTTCATTAGTAATGCCAATTTAGTTCTAAAATAGGTCTCATCTTTATTTGACTGGTAAGCCAATCTGGGTAGGTTTATAGTTAGAGAATTCAATACTATGTTTGGTAGCAAAGAAGTGTCGTTCATTTTACGAATTCCTCTACTACTAATAATTGATTCTTGGGACAAGATGATCTTACCGCCAAGTTTAACTATTTTTGCAATCAGTGACAAAACATCATCAGATAAGGATTTTGCATGATTCATGAATAATCCAAAATTGGGCAATGCCACTTGTTCAATGTATGAGGCATATCCCTTTAACATTTGAATTAATAGTTCATTACTTTCTTTACCCGATAGAACAAGCGTAACAAAAGGGGGGTTAACATATTGCATAGAAATAGATGATGAGATTAGTGATAACGAGAAATAATCAGATACTTTATCCATTTGACAATCTAGAAAAATTTTATCAATATTTTCTATAACTATTTCCTTAGATACCTCTCTTTGAAGTATCGATATTATAAGAGGTAAAACTAAATTGAATTTACTTTGATCGAATGTTCGTGGTAAAAATAGGAAATGTCCTTTTAGATTGAGATTACTTTTTAGTTGTTCAATATCAATGAAAACGGTATCAGGACCAATCCCCCAATGACCCAAGGTATCAAGATGAATTTCACCATTATGATGCATATCCAGTATATCTTTTTGAAAACTATTTACAAAATAATCAGAAAGTACGTTTTTTGATATATCGATGATCAAGTCGCTTATCCCATTTCTCAACGAATTATTACTATTGTTTAAAGTTTTATCCAAATCAAATATAGGGATCCCAACCCTAATCAACCTGTTCATTTGATCTTCTAGGCCATGTTCTAACAAAACGTTATTAACACAATCTCTAATTAAGCGAGATGTCAAATAAGAAGTTGAAAGTTTGTAAATCTTATTTTCCACTTCTTCAGTAATTTTAGTAGCCTGC from Candidatus Nitrosocosmicus hydrocola carries:
- the nrdD gene encoding anaerobic ribonucleoside-triphosphate reductase; amino-acid sequence: MPPSESKRGILESTSKRVRMIFSVMASPNRIDILRILNNKGPLTYSELKSLAGFKSKKESGKFAYHLRKLLKQSLVGLNKSERRYTITNLGKLVLNLARQIEEKSIVESGKMYVRTSHQTIEEFNSHKIIQSLVREANLSLEQATKITEEVENKIYKLSTSYLTSRLIRDCVNNVLLEHGLEDQMNRLIRVGIPIFDLDKTLNNSNNSLRNGISDLIIDISKNVLSDYFVNSFQKDILDMHHNGEIHLDTLGHWGIGPDTVFIDIEQLKSNLNLKGHFLFLPRTFDQSKFNLVLPLIISILQREVSKEIVIENIDKIFLDCQMDKVSDYFSLSLISSSISMQYVNPPFVTLVLSGKESNELLIQMLKGYASYIEQVALPNFGLFMNHAKSLSDDVLSLIAKIVKLGGKIILSQESIISSRGIRKMNDTSLLPNIVLNSLTINLPRLAYQSNKDETYFRTKLALLMKPSISTLLLKKEILSKNIQHNILPTLSNVLGFPEVGSTTVIVNMAGLNESIYDILGYSREDGFDIVKKVLKTANDVLLGFSQSNTEKFGVSMINDGSSTRFVVLDSDKFGKLTHDFQSYSQGVVVTRGMLENDNSISENLMQLDSLVSGGLYVRLDITGNSEQELIDILKIAIPAVPYFVIFEKHYICSICGRRDIKNNTCLYCGSNNINEIN